The sequence CGCTACTGATCTTAACAATGACTATAAGCAGCAAGAGACTCAGCTAAATACTTTAAGCAGTCACTTGCAACACAGCGCTGAACAAGAGCAGCGGCTAATCAACAAATGCGCTGAGCTAGAACAGCGTTGGCAGAGCTTTACCAAATCATTAGGTCTAGCAATTGATTTGGGTGATGAGCAAGCGGTCACGCAGTTAATGGAGCATAATAAAGCGCAACAAAACGCGATTAATCAACAGCTTAATGCGCTAGTCGCACTGCAAAAAAACACAGACCAAGCCAAACAGACACTGCATACACAGCAAAGTGCATTGGCCGATGTTAGGCGCGCTCTTGATGGCGAGCAAAGTGCATTAACTTTAATTGACAGTAAATCAGATGCGGCAAGCCAAGAGTTCACACAGTGGCATGAGGCGAGCGCGTTATACACGGAGCAGCTAACCAATGAAATTCAAGAAGCCGGTTTTGATTTTGCCAATCTGTACGTAAATGACTCCACAAATGAAAAAGCAAATGAACAAGCAAATGCGCATGCAAACGACTGGTTTGAGCAAAAGCATCGCGACCTAAGCCTATGGAATCAAACGCTTGAGCAAACCCGTTCAGCTGAGCAGTTGCAAGCTCAACTGCAAACGCAAATCGATGCCGTACTTGAATCAATACAAACCAACACGGTTTCGGCAAGCAATGAACAAGCTCGCTTACAGCAAATGCAATCACAGCTGAGCGAGGATGAAACGCAAAGACGTGTTTTATTTGGCGATAAGTCTAGCAGTGAAGAGTCGGAGAAAATGCGCCTACAGCTCGATGCGTGTGAGTTGGCTTGCAGTCAGGCTCGCACAGCGCGTGATAGCGCTTTAGAGAGGGTAACGAAACTTTCTGGGCAACTAGATACCATGAAAGTACAGCATACTCAGCTAACGGCAGACGTTAAAAACAAAAGTGAGATTTGGCAGAGTCAACTTGAGCAAAGCCCATTTGTTGATGTAAGCGAATTTAAAAATGCGCTCTTGTCAGAGCAAGAAAGGGATACGCTGGCGGATGAAATTGAGCGCAGTAATCACGCCCTTGAAAACGCTAAGACGTTACTTAATAGCGCGCAGTCATCTTTAGCCTCACATCAGGGGCAATTTGAGCAAGCCGCATTAGAAAATGAACAATGGACTACTCTTTCACAAGCCGAAATTGAGTCCGTCATTGCTGAGCTTAGTGCGGCAGTGGAGCAGACGTTAAAAAGGCAAGGTGAGTTATCGCAACAGCTGATTAGCGATCAGAGCAATCGAGAGCGACTAAAAGATCTTATCGCTGAAATTGACGCCTTTGAACAAGAGTTTAGCGACATTTCACACCTTAATTCGCTGGTGGGCTCAGCCAAAGGCGATAAATTCAGAAAGTTTGCACAAGGTTTAACCCTTGAGAATCTGGTGTATTTGGCTAATAAACACTTAACTCGTTTTCACGGCCGCTATGAGTTACAACGCAAATCCGATGATGGTTTATCTCTACAAGTGATTGATACCTGGCAAGGCGATAGCGAGCGCGATACCAAAACCTTATCTGGCGGCGAAAGCTTCTTAGTCAGTCTGGCGTTGGCACTGGCGTTATCGGATTTAGTCAGCCACAAAACCAGTATTGATTCTTTATTCTTGGATGAAGGTTTTGGCACATTAGACGCCGAAACCTTAGATATGGCGCTTGATGCGCTAGATAATTTGAACGCATCTGGCAAAATGATCGGTGTGATCAGCCACGTTGAAGCGATGAAAGAGCGCATTCCATTACAAATCAAAGTGTCTAAACGTAGCGGGCTTGGGGTCAGTGCCCTTGAGCGTGAGTTTGCAGCGTAAAGTAAGTGTATAAACAAGCGCACAAGGAAGGGCAAATACAGCAGTTCTAACTTTTATATCAAGGTTAATATGTCATATGTAACATAACTGCTGTATAAAGGCGCCATGAAGATACCTAAGAGAATACAGCCTTTAGTTGACGATGGTTTAGTCGACGAGGTGAAAAGCCAGTTAATGAGTGGCAAAGAAGCGTCAGTGTACATTGTGCGCTGTGGCGAAACGATTCGTTGTGCCAAGGTGTACAAGGAAATCAGCCAACGTAGCTTTAAAAAAGCCGCTGCCTATCGTGAAGGTCGTAAGGTGCGCAACAGTCGTCGCGCCAGAGCGATGGAGAAAGGCTCGGGTTTTGGTCGCGATCAACAAGAAAAAGTGTGGCAAAACGCCGAAGTGGATGCGCTGTATAAACTGGCGGCCGCAGGCGTAAGAGTGCCGCAGCCCTTTGGCTGTTTTGATGGCGTGCTGTTGATGGAGCTCGTCACAGACGACGAAGGCTATGTCGCGCCTCGCCTAAACGATGTGTTGATGTCAGAAGAGCAAGCCATTGAAGATCATCTAGTAATGATGAGCTACGTGGTGAAAAT is a genomic window of Vibrio neonatus containing:
- a CDS encoding PA4780 family RIO1-like protein kinase, translated to MKIPKRIQPLVDDGLVDEVKSQLMSGKEASVYIVRCGETIRCAKVYKEISQRSFKKAAAYREGRKVRNSRRARAMEKGSGFGRDQQEKVWQNAEVDALYKLAAAGVRVPQPFGCFDGVLLMELVTDDEGYVAPRLNDVLMSEEQAIEDHLVMMSYVVKMLCAGLIHGDLSEFNVLVDEYGPVIIDLPQAVDAAANNNAEWMLTRDINNIRDYYAQFAPQLAQTEYAKEIWSLFEKGELKPDSELSGTYQEVETAADIDMIMQEIDAARAAELERRERAKEASEGIDDSKFNWSES